A window of Rhodothermales bacterium genomic DNA:
CGAGCCGCACGCGATTCCTTGCATAAAGGGTTTCACGTTGCTGCTGTTGGAACGGCCCCGGAAAACCACGCCAGCCCGGGGTTTCGAACGTGAATGAAAAGTCGGCCACGTCTGCCCACCTGAAATAACGGACGGCTCCCGAGTTGACGGACTGACCGCTGCTTACGGTGCCCGGAGCCCCTTCGCCGTTCACGATGTTGGGATTCTCACCGTCAATGACCTGGTCGGCCAATGAAATCCGGAGGGCCGATCGGCCCGGCTCGGCGTATCCGAAGCGCTCCCCCAGGGAGCGGTCGTTGAACAGATTGGCGGCGTGGTAATCCTGGAGGGCATTGGCAAACGAATCGCCGTGCATCGTGAGGACAGAATCAATGCCTTTCGGTCCCTTCATGTTGGGACCCTTCAGCATCTGGCCGACCCCGTCCGGACCCACCAGGTTGGCCAGGTAGGTAACGAACAGCCCGGCCCGCTCGTAGTCCACGGCGCCCGGACCGCCTCCGTCGCGCCAGTCCATGAGCGTCCGTTGGTATTCCGTTTGCTGGTTCAGAAACGTGATGTTGCGCCAGAAATACCCGTTCATGACCATGGCATACTCGGCGTATCCCTCGTTCAGGAACGTGGTGTCCCAGCCGTAGGAAAGATGGACAAGATGCGTGTACTCATGGGCGGCAATGGCGGCGAGGGTGGTCAGGTTGGCCGTTCCCCGGTCGGAATCCAGATACAGGATATCCCGGCCGTTTCCCACGCCCGGTGGGGCATCCGGATTAACGTCGGCGCTGTGGACATATCCCAGCGTATTGGAGGGGCCCCGCCCGATGTCGTACACCAAAATATCCACCAGGCCGTCACCGTCCACATTCGGCGGAAGCCCGAACCGACTGTGGATGTTCTCCAAAATGCCCTGCCCGGGCTCGACACTTCCGGACGGCGTCGACTCCAACAGGTGGCCGCGCAGCGCCACGATTTCCTCATTCGTGACGTTCCCGTTGTCGAGTTCCTCCGTCTCCACCCACAGCACGTACGCGGCCGTGATGTCGACGGCCTGGAAGGTGAGGGACATCCAGTTGTCCGACTCGAATACGCGGAAGTCCTGCTCCGCCCCAACGTCAGGAGGCGATCCCGACTTGAAGAGCGGCACGGACGGGCCACGGACTGCCCGCGCCGTCAGGAACGACCGGACGTGCGCGTGAGCGGCGTCCGAGTGGGAGTCGGTGCCGCAGAAGTGGTCCTGCGCAGCGACGATGGCGGGCAGGGTAGACAACTGAACGGAGGCGGCCTGCACCGACCAGGTTGACACAAACCCGAGCACAAGCAGGGCTGCCGTACGGAACGCCCGGCCGGATACGGCACGGAACGCCCGGTTGAACACCGGACGGAGCTCTACGTTGGATGCACTACACTTCTTCGTGACCCGTATCATGCGTGGGTTGTCCTTTTTATCCATCCTTCCGACCATGAATCGCTTCTACACGATACCGATCCTGATGGTTCTTCTGGCAACAGGCGTGTTCTTCCAGTCCGGCTGCGTTCAATCCAGATCCGCATCGGGAGCGCAGGGCTCAAGTCAGCACTCCGGTCCTGAAATCACCGTGGAGGGGATGGTCAACTCGTTCGGAGCAGAACCGTTCGCAGCGGTCATACTGAACTCGGACGAACGCAACTCCTGGGTGCTTGAACTGTCCGCGGAGGACCGCGACCGGTTGATGATGCCCGCGCGTGTCCGGGCAACGGGCACGGTTTACGCCGCCGACTGGCAGGGACGCCTCCGGGCCCACATGCGGGTCCGGGAGCTGATCCTACTTGACCAATAACATCCGGCGCGTCTGGCGGGACGTCGGGGTTTCCAGCGTGTAGAGATACAGGCCACTCGCTTCAGCCGATGCGTCGAAGCGGACCTGATGGAGCCCGGCCGGGCGGACACCATCCACCAGGACGGCCACTTCGCGGCCCAGCAGATCGTGTACGGTCAATCGGACGGGCCCGCTCTGTGCGAGCTCAAAGGAGATGGCCGTTGTGGGATTGAACGGGTTGGGCCAGTTCTGATCCAGGACGGCCGTGGACGGCAGTTCGGACGGCGAATGGTCGGTGGATACCGAGAAGGGTCGGTCCGAGAACCGGGCGCGGATGGGGGCCACCAAGTGGCCCAGCGTCTGCCCATTACCGATGTTGATGTCCTGGAATCGGGACCAAGCGTATGGATTCTCCGGACCGTTGAACGGGAAGAATAGCACGCCGGGGTTGTCGTCACCGGAATAGCTGCTCATCCCCACGTAGATGTCATTGTCATCCGTACCGGCATTCTCGATTCCTACGAAAAACGTCGCCCCCAGGTCTTTCAGCGCGACTTCGTACTGTTCGTCCGACAGGGTGACCCGGTGGAACGTAAAGGTGGTGGATTCCGGTACGGACGTATCGGTCACATCCAGGGACAACACTTCGTCACCCGGGTAAATACGCCCGTCCACGGGCGGCCGGGCCTTGAACAGGCGAAGCCTGAAATTCCGGATTGTTGAAGACGTTGCTTCAAACATGTCCTTGTACCAAACCCCGACGTCCACACTTTCCAGGCGCATATCGGCTGGCGTTTCGAAGCGATTGGCAATCCGTGAATCGACCGGAAACGTGGTTCCGAGGGTGAAGTACCCCACGTCAGTGGTCCTCGATCCCGTATCGTACAGGCTTTCCGTGAACGAAAACTCGCTGGACATGTCCTGCCAGGATGCGTTCACCGTCCAATCCACTGAAGCGCTTGACGTGAGGTCGACATGGGGAAGCACGAGCAGCACCTCGGAGAAATTCCCGGCCTCGAAAATTCCCTCGCTGTTGGCTTCGGTCTCGGCAATACGGGTGGAGCCGTCCTGGTCCAGGAAGAGGACCAAGGGTGCCAGTCGGGTGGCCTGACTGCCGGTCGCGGCCTGGACTTCAAGGGTGAAATCGCCCACGTCGGTCCAGCGGAAGTAACGAACGCCACCCGGATTCAGGGAACCCGTCAAGCCGGTCGAACTGTTCGTGGTCTGTCCGTCCACGGTCTGGATTCCGTCGGCACGGACGGCCGCATACTGGGTTTCAGCATGGCCGTAATCCGGGGAGATCGTCAGATCGTTGACCGCGTTCGCAACGTGGAAGCCCTGCACGAACAGTCGCAACGTCTGTGCACCTGCACCGCCTGTCAGTGCATTCAACTCGGTGACGTACTTGCCCACGCCCTGCCCGGACGAACGGGAGAACCGGCCGGTGGCCGTGACGCCAATGCGTTCGCTCAGGTAGTTGGTAAACAGTCCGGCCCGTTGGTAATCGTTCTGGTTGGGCCCCCCACCCGGCAAGCGCCAGTTCAGCATGGACTGGTTCCATTCCGTGGCGGTGGACAGATAGGTAATGGAACGGGCAGTGTACCCGTTCTGGACCTCGGCCCATTCGGCGAGCCCCTCGTCGATGAACGTCTCATTTGCCGAGGTCTGGGCGCTGTAGAAAATCAGGTGCTGGAATTCGTGGGCGAGGGTTTGCTGGACCTGCGTCTGGGGTCGGGGGGCGCCGGTAGCCGAGTACATGGCCGGCATGACATCCAGGTGGACGATGTCACGGAAATTGTATCTGGACAGATCATTCGGGTCGAAATACCCGAAAACAGCGCTGGATCCGCTCACGTTCGGATCGTAGCTGTCCAGAACGTCGTGGAGCAGGATATCCGTCTTTCCGTCGCCGTCTACATTCGGCGGCAAGCCGAAAATGGCCTGGTTGTTGGTCATGATGCCTGCGTCGGGATTGAACGATCCCGCTGGCGTTTCAGAGCCGATGGCGCGTGCAAGTGCATCCAGGTCGGTCTGCTGGACGGGGCCTGAGGGTGCCAGCTGGGCGGTTTCCACCCACAGGTTGAACAGCGCCTCCGCGTGCGTGAGTGTAAAATCAACCGAAACCGTCTGGTTGTCCGTGAGTCGTCTGACAATGAACGTCTGGACCTGACCCACAGAGGCGGACGAGCCGCCGGACTTGCGGAGCGTCTGGAATCCCGACTCCTGCATGTCCCGGAATGCCTGCAGGGCCGCCTGGCCCTCCGGCGACCGGATGAGAGCATCGGTGACGTGCAGGGGGGTCGGTTGCGACTGTGCCTGGGCAGGAATGGCGATCGCAAAGCTGATGGTCAGCAGGACAAGAGATAGAAATCGATGCATTCGGGACTCAAATTGATAGAGGCAGAGCGAAATTCCGAGTGTGGTGTTCCCTGCGGGTTCCAGCAAGAACCGATCCAATTCCGGACCATTCCGTGTGATGGGGCTGATCTGGTTGGGGCTGACCGAGGTGGAGAACTATGCGGTCAGGAATCCTTCGTTCCCCGAACGGGTTTGCATTCCACGCCAACGAACAAGAGCGGCCATGAGCAAAAACGACTGGAATGCACTGAACGCAGAGGAAGAACGCGTCATCGTTCATGCGGGAACGGAGCGGCCCTATTCCGGCCGGTTCTACGAGCACAGGGACGCCGGGACATACGTATGTCGCCGGTGCAATGCCGCGCTGTACCGGTCACAGGACAAGTTTGACTCCGGCTGTGGATGGCCCAGCTTCGATGACGAAGTGCCTGGTGCCATCGTCCACCGGGCCGATCCCGATGGACGACGCACCGAAATCGTGTGTGCCGGTTGTGGCGGGCACCTCGGGCATGTTTTCAAAGGAGAACGGTTCACCCCGAAGAACGTCCGGCACTGCGTCAATTCCGTCTCCCTGGATTTCGCACCGGCCGACCATGCTCACGATACGAAGACGCCTCCTGACGCCGAATGAACCATCAACGCGCCATTTTTGCCTCCGGCTGTTTCTGGGGCACTGAATTTTACATGATGCAACACCCGGGCGTCCTTCGGACGACGGTCGGGTATACGGGTGGGTCGGTGCCGAACCCTTCGTACCGGGAAGTGTGTGGCGGTCGGACCGGTCATGCCGAAGCCGTCGAGGTGGTGTACGATCCGTCAAGAACGTCGTATGAAGCACTGGCCCGCCTGTTTTTCGAGACGCATGACCCAACGCAGGTGAATCGGCAGGGGCCCGACATCGGAACGCAGTACCGATCCGAGATTTTCTGGCTGGATGAGGAGCAGCGCGAAACGGCCGAGCGGTTGATCCGCGAACTGCGGGTGAACGGACTCGACGTGGCCACGCGGGTTACCGAGGCAGGGCCCTTCTGGGAAGCCGAGGCGTATCATCAGGATTACTATGCCAAGTCCGGCGGTACGCCGTATTGCCACGTCTATACGAAGCGGTTCTGACCCCCTGGCTCAGCGGATCTGCGCGACCCATACCTGCCCCGGGAGATCATCGGAGGTCTGGCCCAGGAAAATGATGCGGCCTTCCATTTCCACGGCGGTCGCGAAGGAGGAGCGGCCCACATCGATGACCTGGCTCTGCGTCCAGTCCCTCTCCTGTGTCTCCGTGAACACGTACGCGATGCGGTCAATATTGACATCCAACTCGAGCTGTTCATCGTAGCCGACGGCTACCAGGCGTTGCTCGCCCAACTGGACCAGCGTTCCGAATGCGCCATGCGGGAACGGCGTGCGGGGCAGCACGGTCGATTGCACGTACCAGGTACTGTCCGGGCGTCGCTGCAGGATCCGGACGCGCCCCGATCCATTCGGGCCACCCCGGTTTTCGCCGATCGCCAACCGGTCACCGTGCAGGTCGATGGAGGGAAAAAACGCATCGACCCCCCGGATGACCCCGGATTCCTCCCACGTGCCGGTGGCCGAGCGCTCGTAGAGGCTCACGATTCCTGGACGATCTCCGGCATAGGACGATCCTGCGATGGCCATGTGGTCACCATCCAGGGCGACTTCCGATCCTGAAATGGCCACACTCGGCGGAACGCGGGGACGTACGGTATGGGCCAGGCGGAAATCTCCTGTGGCGTCTTCCTCGTACACATGAACGACACCGCTGTATGCACCGGTGGACGTGTCGCCGGATGTCGAGACAACCAGTCGGCCGGCGTCCAATGCGAGCGACGTGCCGAAGACGCCCGACCCGTCTCCGTCGGGCTGCCGGATGTGCTGGACAGGTCGCCAATAGCCGTCCGGTCCGGGACGGAATACATGCACCGTATTCGAGGTGGCCGCGCTGAAGAAGGGGCGGTAGGATACCACGACTGCGACGCTGTCGGAAATGGCCACACGCTTGCCGAAGAAATGTCCGGGCTGGCATTCGGAAGGCGCGAGTGCCTGCAGCAGGGTCCATGTACCGTCCGATTGGCGCGAATACAGATAGGCCGCGCCGGAATTCTCACCGCAAACGGCACTCCCCGGGGCTCCGATGACCGCCAGCGACCCGTCGAGACCGATGGACGAACCGAAATGGTTGGCGCGCGACGTATCGGGTGGCGCCAGGCGGCTCATCTGGGCTTGGGTGACAGCCGGGCAGAGGGCCAGGACCGCGAGCATGGCCGCGAGCCGGGGCACAGAGCGCATCATCCCCTGAAGAGAACGATCGTCACGACGACACGGCCCGCGCTGAAATTTCCTCTGCCACATCTTCCCAAACCTCGTACAATGGTTTCAACTCAGCCTGGACCCGCTCATAGGTCGCCATGAGCGACTTGCCTTTCGCGGCATCGGCGAACAGGGAGGGATCGGCCAGTGCTGCCTCCAATTCCTCCTTGCGCGCTTCGAGGGCCATGATCTGTTTTTCGAGTTCGTCGTGGCGTTTCTGGAGTTGATAGTCGTTGAGGCCGGCCGACTTCGAGCCCTTCCGCTTGCGTGCATCGGCTTCGCGCTGTCGGGCTTCGGCTTCCAACCGCTTCTGCTCCTTGGTCTTCGGGCCTCCGCCGGTTGATGCGGGTTTTCCCGAGCCCGGGGATCCCGATTGGGCGGCCGTTCGGGATGCCGCCTGGGCTGCGGCACGGTTCCGATCGGCCTGGTCCTGCGTCCTGTCCGCTGCCGCGGCGAGGGCACGCCGCTGCTCCATTTTCCATTCGAAATCGGCATACGATCCGTCGTATTGTTCGATGTGGCCGTCTTCCACGCGCCAGACGGTGGATGCTACGGCGTCAAGGAAGTGACGGTCGTGCGAAATGAGCACGAACGTGCCGGAATATTGCCGAAGTGCCTCGATCAGGACCTGGATGGACTGGAGGTCAAGGTGGTTGGTGGGCTCATCGAGCACCAGCAGGTTGGCGGGTGATGTGAGCGTGCGGGCCAGTGCAATCCGGCTCCGTTCGCCTCCCGAAAGCACGCGGACGGGCTTGAACACGTCGTCCCCGCGGAACAGGAAGGCGCCGAGGATGGAGCGCAGTTCCGTCTCGCTCCGATCGTAGGCGATTTCCCGCAGGGAATCGAGCGCCGACAGGGACGGATTCAGGGACTCGGCCTGGTGCTGCGCGAAGAAGGTGGTTTCCACGTTGTGTCCGACCGTGCGCTCGCCATCGAACGGCTCCTTCCCGAGGATCATGCGGGCCAGCGTGGATTTTCCGGCTCCGTTGCGGCCTATGAGGGCAATCTTCTGTCCCCGCTCGATCGCGAAGCCCTCGGCGTTGCGGAAGACCTCCACGGCGCCCTGATCGGATTGGTAGGTCTTCGAGAAACGGGACAGCGTAAGTACGATCTTGCCGGAACGGGGGGCCGTCGGAAACCGGAACTGGATGTGTGCCTCGTCGGGTGGCGGTGGCGGAATCCGTTCCAGTTTTTCCAGTGACTTGACCCGGCTCTGGACCTGCGTTGCCTTGCTGGCCTTTGACCGGAAGCGCTCAATGAACCGCTCCGTGTCCTGGATGAATTTCTGTTGGTTCTCGTACGCCGCCCGCTGGTGCTCCCGCCGGATGGCGCGCTCGCCCAGGTAGTACGTGTAATTGCCGGCGTATTCGGTGAGGTGCCCCTGCGACAATTCCACGGTCCAGTCCGTCATCCGGTCCAGGAACCGACGGTCGTGGGAAACCAGGATGACTGTGCCCGGATAGGTTTTCAGGTAGACTTCGAGCCAGGCGATGCTCTCGATGTCCAGGTGGTTCGTGGGTTCGTCCAGCAGCAGCACGTCGGGCTGGTCCAGGAGCAGTCGGGCCAGGGCCACGCGCATGCGCCACCCGCCGGAGAACGTATTCAGCGGCCGGTCGAAATCCTCCTCGGAGAATCCCAGACCCGACAGCACCGATTCCGTGCGGGGTCGGATCATGTGGACATCCCGGGCGACCAATTCCTCATGGACGCGATTGAAGGCCTCCATGGCGCGGATGTAGGCGTCGCTGGTGTGGTCGGACAGGTCTTCCAGACGCTGAAGCAGACGGTGCTCCTCATCCTCCAGCTTCTGGATGGCCTGGAAGGCCTGGAGTGCTTCCTCAATGACCGTGCGCTCGGCCGGGCGCTCCTCGGTGTCCTGGCGGAGATACCCCACTCGCCAGCCACCGTACGACAGGGAGCCGCCATCGGGCGCGATTTCCCCCGAAATCAGACGGAGCAATGTGGTCTTGCCGGCACCATTGGGGCCGACGAGGCCAATCAGGCGTCGCTCCCGGACCGACCAGGACACTTCATCGAGGATGGTGCGGCCGCCGAAGGCCAGGAATATGTTCTGGAGCTGGATCAATATGCGTTCTCGTGGACAAAGCCCTTCCAGACGGTCATCAGCATGATTTTGATGTCGAGCCGGAGGGACCAGTGCTGGATGTAGTACAGATCGAATTCAATGCGCTTCTCGATGGACGTGTCGCCCCGCCATCCGTTCACCTGGGCCCAACCCGTGATGCCGGCCTTCATCTTGTGTCGGAGCATGTACCGCGGAACCTGGTCCCGGAACTCGTTGATGAACACCGGGCGTTCCGGGCGCGGCCCGACCACCGACATGTCTCCTTTGAGCACGTTGATGAACTGGGGGAGTTCGTCCAACGATGTCCGACGGAGGAAGGCTCCGACCGGTGTGGCCCGCTTTTCACCGGGGGAGGCCCAGACCGCCCCGGTTTTCTGCTCGGCGTCGACGGGCATGGAGCGGAATTTCAGCATGTTGAAGGTCTTCCCGTTCAGCCCCATGCGTTCCTGGCGGTAGAATACGGGACCCGGTGAGGTCAACTTCACGGCCAGGGCAATCAGGATGAGCAGGGGCGACAGGAGCACGAGGACCAACAGCGAAAACGCCATGTCGATCATGCGCTTGACCGCACGACGGAATTCCATCGGGCCCTCGTCCATCAGGTGGATGACCGGCATGCCATGGATGTCGGTCACACGGCTGTTCAGGATGTCGAATTCGAAGATGTCCGGCACCAGGCAGACATGGGAAAGCCGCGTCGACGTGTGGTTGAGGACATCCTCGATCTTTTCTGTCGCCGTAAGCGGAAGGGCTACATACACATACTGGATGGGTGCGCCGGCGGTCTCGGCGTCGTCCAACAGGCGGGGCAGGTCGGCGACCGTGCCGGCGATGTCCGGCCCCGTTTTCTCGTCGTCCAGGTACCCTACGGTCTCGAAGCCCATCCACGGGTACTGTTCGAACGCATCCCGGAGGCGCCGTCCTACGCGCCCGGCACCGACGATCAACACCCGTCGCAGGTATTTGCCGTGACGCCGACCGGAGCGCAGGACCAGGTACAGGGTAAGGCGGATGCCCACGACGAACAGGGGAACGTACAGGCCGAAAAGCGCGAGCGTCAGCCGCGAGAAGTAGAGTTCACGATAGAACGAGAGCGTGGCCGCCACGGCCAGGACGCCCAGGATGATGGCCTTCACGACCGAGTAGATGAGCGTCGTCGCCCGTTGGGCCCGGTCCGGCACATACAGTCCCGATGCCCAGAACACGCTCATGGTCACGATGAGCACCCAGGGGATGAAGCTCATGTACCTGCCGGGCGGTAACCACTCCGGAAGCGGAAAGATATCCAGCATCGGAAAGAGCTCGAACCGGGTGTAATACGCCAACACCCAGCTCGCCGTCACGAGGACCGCGTCCGCAAAGAACAGCAGGCGTTGGAACAGACGGCTTTGCTCCTGGAGCATGGAGGTATCGGTTGGATCTCGGAAGGGCTCGTGGTATTGCAGCTCACGGCACAGGAACAGATGTGTACGATGCTCCCGGCCGGCGGTTCATGCAGCGCGTGTCAACTCTCTGTGGACGCCGTTCGGGTTCGCAGCAGGAGCGATATGTCCAGGGCACGCACGGAGTGGGTCAGCGCACCCACCGAAATGAAGTCCACGCCGGTCTCCGCGATCGGGCGGACCGTGTCCAGATCCACATTGCCGGAAGCCTCCGTCTCGGGGCGCGGGCCGCCGTGTCGTTCAGCGTACCGGTCCATCCAAGCAATGGCTTCGCGGAGCCGGGCGGTGTCGACACCATCCGGGGTTCGGGTCGCAAAATTGTCCAGCATGATGCGATCGGCACCGCCATGCTCCAGGACCTCGGTCAGTTCGTCGAGGGACGTGACTTCGATTTCGATGGCGGGTGCAGACATGGCGCCAGCCGATGCGTTGGCGACGGCCTGCCGCGCCGCCTGCGCGCGGTCCAGGGCGGGACCTATGCCCCCGGCCGCCAGGATGTGGTTCTCCTTGATGAGGAACATGTCGAACAGACCGACCCGGTGATTTTGTCCACCGCCAAGGAGGACGGCCCATTTGTCCAGTTTCCGGAGTCCCGGTACTGTTTTCCGCGTGTCGAGCAGCGCCGCACCCGTCCCGGCTATCCGGTCCACGAAGCGGCCCGTCGCGGTGGCCGTGCCGCTCATGCGCTGCAGGATGTTGAGGACGAGCCGTTCGCCCTCGAGGATGGGAATGGCCGGGCCTTCAATCCGGCCGAACGGCGTACCTGGAAGCGTGTCACCGTCAGCAACGGGCTGGCCTGTCGGGGTCTCCCAGACGATATGGATGTCCGGGGAGAGGTGGGTGAACACGCGCTCCGCCACGGCCAGGCCGGCCAACGTACCGGGCTCCTTGGCGACGAATTGTCCGGTCGCACGGGTGCCCGGGGGCACGGTGGCGCGCGTGGTGATATCACCGCTGCCCACGTCCTCCGCCAGCGCGCGACCAATCAGGTCATCGATTTCTTCGATGGACAGGTACGGGGGCAGATTCATGGCGTCGCGACGAGGTCGACGAGTTCCTGAGGGGCGCGGACGGGACGTCCGCGCCCCGCATCCACGAAACACAGCGTGACGTGACCGCCAATGCAGATGGTTTCGTCGCCTGACCGTCGGACGCGGTAGTCGAAACGGATGCGCGTACGGGAATCATTCAGCGTCCACATTACATCCACTTCTATGAGATCGTCGTAGTACAACGGCCGGAGATAGGATGCACCCAGGTCCAGGACCGGCATGCTGGTGCCGCCGTCCTGCATTTCCCGGTAGGTCCGGCCCAACGTGCGCAACCCCTCGGTGCGGGCGGCCTCGAACCAGTCAATGCAATGCGCATGATAGACCACGCCCATGGGATCACATTCCCGGAAGCGCACGCGGTGTTGGTGGGTATGATCCACACGCGCCAGTGGAGCGCTGAGTGGATTTGCAGGCGGACGGTCAGCGGGCATGGCAGGCACAGGTCAAGCGGGCTTGTACACGCCCATGGCATCGAACTTTGCCAGTCGGTCCCCGATCAACTCGGACGGATCCTTCCCGGACAGATGCGCCAGGTTGGCCGCAATGGCCGTACCGACGGACTGGAACGTGGCGGCCGGGTCGCGATGCGCACCGCCGCGGGGTTCCTTGATGATCTCATCGATCACCCCGACCTGGATGAGGTCGGCCGCGGTCAGCTTGAGCGCTCGGGCGGCCTCTTCCTTGTAGTCCCACGACCGCCACAGGATGGATGAACAGCTCTCGGGGGAAATGACGGAATACCAGGCGTTCTCGAGCATGAGGATCCGGTTTCCGACACCAATGCCCAATGCGCCGCCCGACGCACCCTCGCCGATGACGACGACGACGACGGGGACCGGCAAGCGGGCCATTTCCAGGAGATTCCGGGCGATGGCTTCGGCCTGTCCGCGTTCCTCGGCCTCCATGCCCGGGAAGGCACCCGGCGTATCGAGCAGCGTGATGACCGGCTTGTTGAACTTGGCCGCCATTTTCATGAGCCGGAGCGCCTTGCGGTAGCCTTCCGGATTCGGCATGCCGAATCGGCGGTATTTGCGGCTCTTCGTATCCCGACCCTTCTGGTGGCCCAGGATGACCACGGATTGGTCCTCCCCCTGGTATCGACTGCCCTTGAATGTGGCGAATCCGCCGACGAGTGCGGGATCGTCACCGAACAACCGGTCCCCGTGGAGTTCAACGAATCCGTCCGTGAGGGCTTCAATGTAGTCCAGGGTATAGGGACGTTCCGGATGCCGGGCGATCTGCACCCGCTGCCAGCGGGTCAGGTTCTCGTAGATGGAGGTGCGGAGCTCGTCCACGCGTGCTTCCAGCGCCGAGATGGTTGCGGCCAGGTCTGCCGGCGCATCCTCGTTGCGCAGCATGCGCATTTCCTGGAGTTTCTGTTCCAGTTCGGCGAGCGGCTTCTCGAAATCGAGGAGGACGGTATCCTTCTTGGATTTGGGCATGGTCAAGCAGTGGGTGGGTGATATCGCAGGTGCGAGCCGATGATCTCCAGATCGAGGGCAATGGATGCGTGGGTCACATAATACCAGTACGCACGCAAGCGTTCGTCCGGTTCCAACTCCCGGCTTGCGCTCGTGTTCATGACGGGAAACAGGGCGCAGGCCACGTCCCAGTTCCGGGGGATGCGATCGGCGTCAATCGGGGCGCACCCGACCAGCGCCAGACGGCCCCGGACCACATCCACCAATCCGGACCGGAGGCCGACCAGGCGGCGCAGCGGGGACGAGCGGGGGGCGAGGCGGGCGACCGGCCACAACAGCGGCCAGACGGCCAACACGCCGAGCCCCATCAGCCGGTGGCGGAGTCGCCGCGCGCGCGCCGACGGCAGGGATACCACTTCCGGCATGGTGCCCTGGAGGGAGGCGAGGGAGACGTGTGCGACCGAGGACTTGCCGACGACATGTTCGTCGCCCTCATTCAACATGCGCACGTGGACCCGCAGGTCATGGAGGTTGCGCATGGCCGTGAAAATGGCCTGGTTGGAGGTGTCCCGGGCCGCGAACACGATGTCCGTATATCCGCGCAGCCGGACCAGGTCCCGGAGTTGGGACATCCCGCCCAGCAGGGGCAGCGCCGGGGACACGGGACGCGTTTCCTCCAGGTCCGTTTCTCCCGAACGGTCATCGGACACATACCCTTCCAACCGGAAGGGCGGGCTCGGGTGGCTGGCCAGCATGCGCCGCAAACGTTCCGCCTCGCCCGCCCCACCCACCAAAAGGGCCTTTCGCGATCCACGTTGTCGGGCGGCCCGGACCACCCGGCCGGCCACCAGGATGGCGGCGGCGACCGGAAGGGACAGGGCCACGACCCACCGGGAGAACGCGATGTCCTGGATGAAGAACGAGAGCGTACCCACAATCAGGAAGCCGAGTACGGTTCCGAGGAACGCGGCCCGCAGGTGGTTCCGGCTGCGCGCGTCGTATCCGCCAAGCAGCAGGATACCGGCGACCGTCGCCAATGCGTAGGCCGGCGCAATCGTCAGGAAGAAGCGGACGGCAAACGACGTATCGGTCATCCAGAACCGGAGGGCGCCGACCGCCGACACGATCACGATCACCAGGGCGGCGTCGGCCAATGGAGCGGAAAGTCGCCGCATGGTATTGCCGCACAACGTCATGCCGGCGCGGATCATGATGCCGGCCTTCAGCAGCAGGGCCAGGGGCCGGGATCCGCGCCCGGTCATGTGCT
This region includes:
- a CDS encoding glycosyltransferase, whose product is MSAGPIPDSLPPDVPDPDVSVVIVNYNVRDFLSQAVRSVQTASRDLSVETWVVDNNSIDGSVDMLREDFPRVHVIANRENVGFGAANNQAIHASAGRYILILNPDTILQEDTLTALVAFMDAHPETGAAGCQILNPDGTFAPESRRSFPTPATAFYRMTGLSRLFPRSPRFGRYNLTHVPRDQVTDVDALSGSCMMVRREAIRQAGAFDEDFFMYGEDLDLCFRIQKAGWRIVYTPDTQIIHYKGESTKKGDFRYVRLFYGAMLLFMDKHMTGRGSRPLALLLKAGIMIRAGMTLCGNTMRRLSAPLADAALVIVIVSAVGALRFWMTDTSFAVRFFLTIAPAYALATVAGILLLGGYDARSRNHLRAAFLGTVLGFLIVGTLSFFIQDIAFSRWVVALSLPVAAAILVAGRVVRAARQRGSRKALLVGGAGEAERLRRMLASHPSPPFRLEGYVSDDRSGETDLEETRPVSPALPLLGGMSQLRDLVRLRGYTDIVFAARDTSNQAIFTAMRNLHDLRVHVRMLNEGDEHVVGKSSVAHVSLASLQGTMPEVVSLPSARARRLRHRLMGLGVLAVWPLLWPVARLAPRSSPLRRLVGLRSGLVDVVRGRLALVGCAPIDADRIPRNWDVACALFPVMNTSASRELEPDERLRAYWYYVTHASIALDLEIIGSHLRYHPPTA